A genomic segment from Candidatus Brocadia sinica JPN1 encodes:
- a CDS encoding DUF362 domain-containing protein gives MPTVSVVKCDDYESEKVYHAIHKALSLINGIDKQISPGKKVLLKLNLLSSSQPPERAVNTHPVMVRALVQIFQKDFGCDVSIGDSSGSVKNASTFNAFRITRINEIAEDTGARIVNFDKDEYIDIHNRDYEILDKFRIARTLRTVDFVVSVPKLKTHGLTQYTGAIKNMLGAIPGNGKKNVHLIAPKPTVFAKALVDIYQMVPPHLIIMDAIVGMEGNGPNAGQPRKVGLILASKDSVAMDAVASSIIGFEPMAVPTIRFAHHRGLGIGEMDTINVVGETINNVSVPDFQKPSSGAQDFAGKYLPDFLLALMFDSTCSTFSTVNHSNCTRCYECVRNCPAGAMSKENGKVIVDKKKCIGCFCCDEVCDFNAIEMKRSLLGRTLLGMAKALGVEKVE, from the coding sequence ATGCCTACCGTATCGGTTGTTAAATGTGATGATTATGAATCAGAAAAGGTCTACCATGCCATTCATAAGGCTTTGAGCTTGATAAACGGTATTGACAAACAGATCAGTCCCGGCAAAAAGGTGCTTTTAAAGCTTAATCTCCTTTCATCTTCACAACCTCCAGAAAGGGCAGTTAATACTCACCCTGTTATGGTCAGGGCGCTTGTTCAAATATTTCAAAAAGACTTTGGATGTGATGTTTCTATTGGCGATTCGTCAGGCAGTGTAAAGAATGCTTCTACCTTTAATGCCTTTCGCATCACCCGCATCAACGAAATTGCAGAGGACACAGGGGCAAGAATCGTTAATTTTGATAAGGATGAGTATATTGATATTCATAACAGGGATTATGAAATTTTAGATAAATTTCGTATTGCCAGGACGCTGCGGACGGTAGACTTTGTGGTCTCGGTGCCCAAACTCAAGACACATGGTTTAACGCAATACACAGGTGCGATAAAAAATATGTTGGGCGCTATCCCCGGCAATGGGAAAAAAAATGTCCATTTAATTGCGCCAAAACCTACGGTGTTTGCAAAAGCGTTGGTAGACATTTATCAGATGGTGCCGCCACATCTTATTATTATGGATGCTATTGTAGGGATGGAGGGAAACGGTCCTAATGCTGGCCAGCCAAGAAAGGTCGGATTAATCCTTGCCAGTAAGGACAGTGTGGCTATGGATGCCGTAGCCAGCAGTATTATTGGGTTTGAACCTATGGCTGTACCGACTATCCGGTTTGCGCATCATCGTGGTTTAGGTATAGGTGAAATGGATACCATCAATGTAGTCGGTGAAACTATCAACAATGTATCTGTTCCTGATTTTCAAAAACCTTCCAGCGGTGCCCAGGATTTTGCGGGAAAATATCTGCCAGATTTTTTGCTGGCCTTGATGTTTGATAGCACGTGTTCCACATTTTCTACGGTAAATCATTCGAACTGTACACGGTGTTACGAGTGTGTAAGGAATTGCCCTGCAGGCGCTATGTCGAAAGAAAATGGCAAGGTGATTGTGGATAAAAAGAAGTGTATCGGATGTTTTTGCTGTGATGAGGTGTGCGATTTTAATGCAATTGAAATGAAGCGTTCGCTGCTGGGAAGGACACTCCTGGGCATGGCAAAGGCCCTGGGAGTAGAAAAAGTT